One genomic segment of Bacteroidales bacterium includes these proteins:
- a CDS encoding T9SS type A sorting domain-containing protein, with the protein MKKLLLPLLISTLWISIGFAQKGVVPLNSERNSIEITDNSYDKLSLTFNHSEIRSFTVDTKEGFFDEIAIPGARFTGNVGDPKLPAYSKLIEIPFGAELSVKVKNYTVTEYKLSDFGIENAIIPAQPDVRKDEDPTLVKFHYNKDAYTSKTYTSFNIAEAEIQGVMRGIRIAKLSVSPVNYNPAAGTIKVYNNIEIEVSYTNSDINKTEYIRQATFSPFFEPVYQKLLNNKNVIDDHPDLTKYPVKMLILSDRAFETALQPYIAWKTKKGFKVIVNYTDEGYSTVNEIKAWIQAHYDAGTPEDPAPSFCLFVGDVGQIPASQVGVNSGRQTDLYYFSQDGDYFPEMYYGRFSANNLTELQPIIDKTLYHEQYEFADPAYLDDVTLIAGADGTWNPRVGQATVNYGTINYFNVSHGFTNVNDYLTSYSGCYDNERISVSFINYTAHCGQTSWGNPSLSISDINSMTNTNKYPLAVGNCCMSADFGYGECIGEAWIRAENKGAVAYIGSSPSSYWYEDFYWAVGAFPIENYNISGDTGYVPTFEETTLGVYDAMFVSDYVTVDANVFLGNLVVTEVDVQGYPQHSNPLYYWEAYNCLGDPSLVPFYTQGETNTVSHLPTLPIGMVTYEVSADPGSYVAISKDGVLHGAALVDGTGTVDVPITPVTSGGDVDIVVTKPQYIPYITTVPAAALEGPYMVVDSYVNEVDYGQSVNLDIVLENVGEDDATGVSVTVTTSDANANITNETYDYGDIAAGATSSASSGAFTLTVADDLEDQYSVAVDIAITDGNKTLWEQTKNVTVNAPELVIGNLTVDDAALGNGDGILDPGETADIIIQTTNDGHADITNVIGAITSTSTDLILNTTVTSPTVLNIGQTGDFSFNVTADGATPSGTVADIDYTVTAGVAGQYSANETKEIIIGFVPEYCEAGSNDDTDEFIERVQFVDIDNTTTIGGGYNDYTHISTDVETEGSYPITITNGDHYSSDQMGCWVDWNYDGDFEDADESFTIAYSSSIGTGTVTVPADARIGSTTMRLRVMYTGTLSPCGNASYGEVEDYTLNVLPNGVYGGTANANPTVICVSGTTTLTLSGWVGDDMQWQSSPDGSTWSDISGAVSTPYTTAIFTSDTYFRAEVTMAGYDPAYSNTALVYVNDAPVAGTAAVDVNEICEGETVILSLTGQSGDIQWQESPDGTSWVNISGAVGTPYTTSALDADTYFRAEVSNPGCDPAYSNDELVTVYDAPVGGTASADETSICTGSSTTITLTGYTGDIQWQNSPDGSVWTDISGATSAVYITDNLIVTTHFRAVLSSYLCDDTNSSTVEITVVENPVAGYSFTANNQELTFANESTNATSYSWNFGDGNSSTDVNPVHTYASSDTYTVTLTAINGVCADDVHSKDIAVTFVGISQIESNVKIVPNPNNGLFTIDFGNLNTSGTIVSIFTVSGQVICQLKTSSDILEVNLTNYAKGVYFVRITSGNEVYNDKIILK; encoded by the coding sequence ATGAAAAAATTGTTACTTCCTCTACTGATTTCAACCTTATGGATTTCGATTGGTTTTGCACAAAAAGGTGTTGTCCCGTTGAATTCTGAAAGAAATTCGATTGAAATAACTGATAACAGTTATGATAAATTAAGTTTAACTTTTAATCATTCTGAAATCAGAAGTTTCACAGTGGATACCAAAGAAGGTTTTTTTGATGAAATTGCAATTCCGGGTGCAAGATTTACCGGAAATGTCGGCGATCCTAAACTTCCGGCATACAGTAAATTAATAGAAATACCGTTTGGTGCTGAACTTTCTGTTAAAGTAAAAAATTACACTGTAACAGAGTACAAATTATCTGACTTTGGTATAGAGAATGCAATTATTCCTGCCCAACCTGATGTCAGAAAAGATGAAGATCCTACTTTAGTTAAGTTTCATTATAATAAAGATGCTTATACTTCTAAAACATATACTTCTTTTAATATTGCTGAAGCTGAAATACAAGGAGTAATGCGTGGTATCAGAATTGCAAAACTTTCGGTTTCACCTGTTAATTATAATCCTGCTGCCGGTACAATAAAAGTTTACAACAACATTGAAATAGAAGTAAGTTATACTAACAGCGATATTAATAAAACAGAATACATAAGACAGGCAACATTTTCACCATTTTTTGAGCCTGTTTATCAAAAGTTATTAAACAATAAGAATGTAATTGATGATCATCCGGATTTAACAAAATATCCGGTAAAAATGCTTATTTTATCCGACAGAGCATTTGAGACAGCATTACAACCTTATATTGCTTGGAAAACCAAAAAAGGCTTTAAAGTTATCGTAAATTATACAGACGAAGGATATTCAACTGTTAATGAAATTAAAGCATGGATTCAAGCACATTATGATGCCGGAACACCTGAAGACCCTGCTCCGAGTTTCTGTTTATTTGTTGGTGATGTAGGGCAGATTCCGGCTTCTCAAGTAGGTGTTAATTCAGGTCGTCAAACTGACTTATATTATTTCAGCCAAGACGGAGACTATTTTCCTGAAATGTATTACGGCAGATTTTCTGCAAATAATTTAACTGAATTACAACCGATTATTGATAAAACACTATACCATGAACAATATGAATTTGCTGATCCTGCTTATTTGGATGATGTTACATTAATTGCAGGAGCAGACGGAACATGGAACCCTCGTGTAGGTCAAGCAACCGTAAATTACGGAACAATAAATTATTTTAATGTATCACACGGTTTTACTAATGTAAACGACTATTTAACATCTTATTCAGGATGTTATGATAACGAAAGAATATCAGTATCTTTTATCAATTATACGGCTCACTGCGGTCAAACATCTTGGGGTAATCCGAGCCTGTCAATTTCTGATATAAATTCAATGACAAATACAAATAAATACCCGCTTGCTGTGGGTAATTGCTGTATGTCTGCCGATTTCGGATACGGAGAATGTATAGGTGAAGCTTGGATAAGAGCTGAAAATAAAGGAGCTGTTGCTTATATTGGTTCTTCTCCTTCATCATATTGGTATGAAGATTTCTATTGGGCTGTAGGTGCATTTCCGATTGAAAATTATAATATTAGTGGTGATACCGGTTATGTTCCTACATTCGAAGAAACTACACTCGGTGTATATGATGCAATGTTTGTAAGTGATTATGTTACTGTTGATGCAAATGTTTTCCTTGGTAATTTGGTTGTTACAGAAGTTGATGTTCAAGGTTATCCTCAACATTCTAATCCTTTATATTATTGGGAAGCATACAATTGTTTGGGCGACCCTTCATTAGTCCCTTTTTATACACAAGGTGAAACTAATACAGTAAGTCATTTACCTACTTTACCGATAGGAATGGTTACATATGAAGTTTCAGCAGACCCCGGTTCTTATGTTGCAATTTCAAAAGACGGTGTACTACACGGTGCCGCTCTTGTTGACGGAACAGGAACAGTAGATGTCCCGATAACCCCTGTAACTTCCGGCGGAGATGTTGACATTGTCGTAACCAAACCACAATATATTCCTTATATAACAACTGTACCGGCAGCCGCACTTGAAGGCCCTTATATGGTTGTTGACAGTTATGTTAACGAAGTTGATTATGGTCAATCAGTAAATTTAGATATTGTATTGGAAAATGTTGGTGAAGACGATGCAACAGGTGTTTCTGTAACAGTTACAACTTCTGATGCTAATGCAAATATTACAAACGAAACATATGATTATGGTGATATTGCAGCCGGTGCAACAAGTTCTGCAAGTTCCGGAGCTTTTACTTTAACTGTTGCCGATGATCTTGAAGATCAATATTCTGTTGCTGTTGATATTGCAATTACTGACGGTAATAAAACCCTTTGGGAACAAACTAAAAATGTTACTGTTAACGCTCCGGAATTAGTTATCGGAAATTTAACTGTTGATGATGCTGCACTCGGTAACGGAGACGGAATTCTTGACCCCGGTGAAACTGCCGATATTATAATTCAAACAACTAATGACGGACATGCTGATATAACAAATGTTATAGGAGCAATTACTTCAACAAGCACTGATTTAATTCTAAATACAACTGTAACATCACCTACTGTTCTTAATATTGGTCAAACAGGAGATTTTTCTTTTAATGTTACTGCTGACGGTGCAACACCCTCGGGAACTGTTGCTGATATTGATTATACTGTTACCGCCGGAGTTGCAGGTCAATACTCTGCAAACGAAACAAAAGAAATAATTATCGGTTTTGTACCTGAATATTGTGAAGCCGGCTCAAATGATGATACTGATGAGTTTATTGAAAGAGTACAGTTTGTTGATATAGATAATACAACCACTATTGGAGGTGGTTATAATGATTATACCCATATTTCTACTGATGTAGAAACCGAAGGTTCTTATCCGATAACAATAACTAACGGGGATCATTATTCAAGTGACCAAATGGGATGTTGGGTAGATTGGAACTACGACGGCGATTTTGAAGATGCAGATGAAAGTTTTACTATTGCATACAGCAGCTCAATAGGAACAGGTACTGTTACAGTTCCTGCTGATGCAAGAATTGGCTCTACAACTATGCGTTTAAGAGTTATGTACACAGGAACATTATCTCCTTGCGGAAATGCAAGCTACGGCGAAGTAGAAGATTATACTTTGAATGTTTTGCCAAACGGTGTTTATGGTGGTACGGCAAATGCAAATCCTACTGTAATTTGCGTTTCGGGAACAACTACTTTAACTCTTTCCGGATGGGTTGGAGACGATATGCAATGGCAAAGCTCTCCGGACGGAAGCACTTGGTCTGATATTAGTGGTGCTGTTTCTACTCCATATACAACTGCAATCTTTACTTCAGATACATATTTCAGAGCAGAAGTAACTATGGCCGGATATGACCCCGCTTATTCTAATACTGCTTTAGTTTATGTTAATGATGCTCCTGTTGCAGGAACAGCTGCTGTTGATGTAAATGAAATTTGCGAAGGAGAAACCGTTATCTTATCTCTTACAGGACAATCCGGCGACATTCAATGGCAAGAATCACCTGACGGAACATCTTGGGTTAATATCAGCGGAGCTGTCGGTACTCCATACACAACAAGTGCATTAGATGCTGACACTTATTTCAGAGCTGAAGTATCTAATCCGGGTTGCGACCCTGCATATTCTAATGATGAATTAGTAACTGTTTATGATGCTCCGGTCGGCGGAACAGCATCTGCTGATGAAACTTCAATTTGTACAGGTTCATCAACTACAATAACTTTAACCGGTTACACAGGCGATATACAATGGCAAAATTCACCTGACGGCTCTGTGTGGACTGATATTTCAGGAGCAACTTCTGCTGTATATATCACTGATAATTTAATTGTTACAACTCATTTTAGAGCTGTTCTTTCAAGTTATCTGTGTGATGATACTAACTCAAGTACTGTTGAAATCACAGTTGTTGAGAACCCTGTTGCAGGATATTCATTTACTGCAAACAATCAAGAGTTAACTTTTGCTAATGAATCAACAAATGCAACGAGTTATTCATGGAATTTTGGAGACGGTAACAGTTCAACAGATGTAAACCCTGTTCATACTTATGCTTCATCAGATACCTATACAGTAACTTTAACTGCAATAAACGGAGTTTGTGCGGATGATGTGCACAGTAAAGATATTGCTGTTACATTTGTAGGTATCTCACAAATAGAATCCAATGTAAAAATTGTTCCTAATCCGAATAACGGATTGTTCACGATTGATTTTGGTAATTTAAATACATCAGGAACTATTGTAAGTATTTTTACAGTAAGCGGACAAGTTATATGTCAGCTGAAAACAAGTAGCGACATCTTGGAAGTTAACCTTACAAATTATGCAAAAGGCGTATATTTTGTCAGGATAACTTCAGGAAACGAAGTGTATAACGACAAAATAATTCTTAAATAA
- a CDS encoding T9SS type A sorting domain-containing protein, producing the protein MKKFTLFLFVFSIMFSVNAQKQTFKYSDTWGNSGFNLESQKSSGVEIIYSIKEFSISETEIKGETLQNINLPGIILFNDAGMPDLPGESKLIAVPEGAKPILKILDYRTETVEGVEMAPAPVIPFDTEPDIKYEKNMKVFSKDAFYPEDPFKLSEVTEIRGVDAVMLGITPFKYNPVTKQLIVYRDIKVEITFEGGTGYFGENRLRNRVWEPILDDALLNYSSLPKIDFDAKAKNAKDDEYEYVILTLDDTDFTDWAETIAEFRRKQGISTGVFTITSGPGANTVSSIETWVDNMYNTWTTPPAAVLILADYGTGSSGITSQSYSHPSPYSDTYITDNKYADVDEDDLPDIAFARITANNATQLEVMITKFIDNESNPPTNADFYNHPITALGWQDDRWFQICSEVIGGFWNNELGKETVRINELGTPANNHTTGPWSTTTFGDTPEVLALFGPDGLGYIPATPQELGGFTGGTATMVNNAINSGCFMLQHRDHGGETGWSEPDYDNSDIDGLTNTDLPFIWSVNCKTGRFDYSSECFAEKFHRYTYNGNNSGALGIIAASETSYSFVNDTYVWGCYDNMWPNFMPDETANPESRFIYPAFANIAGKNFLYQSSWPYNTDNKQITYRLFHHHGDPYLNVYSEIPQNLSVTCPSTHIFGDLTIDITVDDQATIAVTYYNTTDEETVILGTAVSSGGATTVNLASCPDPGTNMLVTITKQNYYRYTQNVLVIAPSGPYDVVDGFLINDGDNNEADFGETFNLDITVKNVGVTTSENITATLTTTDSYVTSLTNSTNVSYPNIAPDASETSSGNFTVELANNVPDQHSIQFSLEITDNSKATYTSTFSFNVNAPELVIGNLTVDDAALGNGDGILDPGETADIIIQTTNDGHADITNVIGAITSTSTDLILNTTVTSPTVLNIGQTGDFSFNVTADGATPSGTVADIDYTVTAGVAGQYSANETKEIIIGFVPEYCEAGSNDDTDEFIERVQFVDIDNTTTIGGGYNDYTHISTDVETEGSYPITITNGDHYSSDQMGCWVDWNYDGDFEDADESFTIAYSSSIGTGTVTVPADARIGSTTMRLRVMYTGTLSPCGNASYGEVEDYTLNVLPNGVYGGTANANPTVICVSGTTTLTLSGWVGDDMQWQSSPDGSTWSDISGAVSTPYTTAIFTSDTYFRAEVTMAGYDPAYSNTALVYVNDAPVAGTAAVDVNEICEGETVILSLTGQSGDIQWQESPNGSSWSSISGATTTPYTTSALNADTYFRAEVSNPGCDPAYSNDELVTVNEAPEGGTASADETAVCTGSSATITLTGHSGNIQWQDSSDGSVWIDISGATSAAYNTDNLTVTTYFRAVLSNVLCDDAYSNSVEITVVENPVAGYSFTANNQELTFANESTNATSYSWNFGDGNSSTDVNPVHTYTSSDTYTVTLTAINGVCADDVHSKDIAVTFVGIEGLESGIMNIYPNPTNGIFNIESFGFDEYKLEVCDVNGNVIINRDIHEDSYQIDMSKYPKGIYFITVILENETKTGKLILK; encoded by the coding sequence ATGAAGAAATTTACATTATTTTTATTTGTTTTCAGCATTATGTTTTCAGTTAATGCTCAAAAACAAACCTTTAAGTATTCTGATACTTGGGGAAATTCCGGTTTTAACCTTGAGAGCCAAAAAAGCTCGGGAGTTGAAATAATTTATTCCATTAAGGAGTTCAGTATTTCAGAGACAGAAATTAAGGGAGAAACTTTGCAAAACATTAACTTACCCGGTATTATATTATTTAATGATGCAGGTATGCCCGACCTTCCCGGTGAAAGTAAACTGATTGCTGTTCCCGAAGGAGCAAAACCAATTCTTAAAATACTTGACTACCGTACAGAAACTGTTGAAGGAGTAGAAATGGCTCCGGCTCCTGTTATTCCTTTCGATACGGAACCTGATATAAAATATGAAAAAAACATGAAAGTATTTTCAAAAGATGCTTTCTATCCTGAAGATCCTTTTAAATTATCAGAAGTTACAGAAATCAGAGGTGTTGATGCTGTTATGCTCGGTATTACTCCTTTCAAATATAATCCTGTTACTAAACAACTTATTGTTTACAGAGATATTAAAGTTGAAATTACTTTTGAAGGCGGAACCGGTTATTTCGGTGAAAACAGACTAAGAAATCGCGTTTGGGAACCTATTCTTGATGATGCTTTATTAAATTATTCTTCACTTCCGAAAATTGATTTTGATGCAAAAGCAAAAAATGCAAAAGACGATGAATACGAATATGTTATTTTAACCCTTGATGATACAGACTTTACGGATTGGGCAGAAACAATTGCTGAATTCAGACGCAAACAAGGAATTTCTACCGGAGTTTTTACAATCACAAGTGGTCCGGGTGCAAACACAGTAAGTTCTATTGAAACATGGGTTGATAATATGTATAATACATGGACAACTCCTCCGGCAGCTGTTTTAATTCTCGCTGACTACGGAACAGGCAGTTCCGGTATTACTTCGCAAAGCTATTCACATCCGTCTCCATACAGCGATACTTATATTACTGATAATAAATATGCTGACGTTGATGAAGATGATTTGCCGGATATTGCTTTTGCGCGCATTACTGCAAACAATGCTACTCAATTAGAAGTTATGATAACTAAATTTATTGATAATGAATCTAATCCTCCGACAAATGCCGATTTTTATAATCATCCGATAACAGCACTCGGTTGGCAAGATGACAGATGGTTCCAAATTTGTTCAGAAGTAATCGGAGGATTTTGGAATAATGAACTCGGAAAAGAAACCGTAAGAATAAATGAACTTGGCACTCCTGCTAATAATCATACTACGGGTCCTTGGTCCACGACTACTTTTGGAGATACTCCGGAAGTTTTAGCTCTTTTCGGACCTGACGGTCTTGGATATATTCCGGCAACTCCGCAGGAATTAGGAGGTTTTACCGGAGGAACTGCAACAATGGTTAATAACGCAATTAACAGCGGTTGTTTTATGTTACAACACAGAGACCACGGAGGTGAAACCGGATGGAGCGAACCTGATTATGATAATTCGGATATTGACGGGTTAACTAATACAGATTTACCGTTTATTTGGTCTGTTAACTGTAAAACAGGAAGATTTGACTATAGTTCAGAATGTTTTGCGGAAAAATTTCATCGTTATACTTATAACGGAAATAATAGCGGAGCTCTTGGTATTATTGCTGCATCTGAAACTTCTTACTCTTTTGTAAATGATACTTATGTTTGGGGATGTTACGATAATATGTGGCCGAATTTTATGCCGGATGAAACAGCAAACCCTGAAAGCCGATTTATCTATCCGGCATTTGCAAATATTGCCGGTAAAAACTTTTTATATCAATCAAGCTGGCCATACAATACTGATAATAAACAAATAACATACAGATTATTCCATCATCACGGTGATCCTTATTTAAATGTATATTCTGAAATACCGCAAAATCTATCTGTTACTTGTCCGAGTACTCATATATTCGGAGATTTAACTATTGATATTACAGTTGATGACCAAGCAACAATTGCTGTAACATATTATAATACAACAGATGAAGAAACTGTTATTCTCGGAACTGCTGTAAGCTCCGGCGGAGCTACTACTGTTAATTTAGCTTCTTGCCCGGATCCCGGAACTAATATGCTTGTTACAATTACTAAACAAAATTATTACAGATATACTCAAAATGTTTTGGTTATTGCACCAAGCGGACCTTATGATGTAGTTGACGGTTTTCTTATTAATGACGGTGATAATAATGAAGCAGATTTCGGAGAAACTTTTAACTTAGATATTACTGTTAAAAATGTTGGTGTTACAACTTCTGAAAATATTACTGCTACATTAACAACAACAGATTCTTATGTTACTTCATTAACAAATTCAACAAATGTTTCGTATCCGAATATTGCTCCTGATGCAAGTGAAACAAGTTCAGGAAACTTTACTGTAGAACTGGCTAATAATGTACCGGACCAACATAGTATTCAGTTTTCCCTTGAAATAACTGATAATTCAAAAGCAACTTATACTTCAACATTTTCTTTTAATGTTAATGCTCCTGAATTAGTTATCGGAAATTTAACTGTTGATGATGCTGCACTCGGTAACGGTGACGGAATTCTTGACCCCGGTGAAACTGCCGACATTATAATTCAAACAACTAATGACGGACATGCTGATATAACAAATGTTATAGGAGCAATTACTTCAACAAGCACTGATTTAATTCTAAATACAACTGTAACATCACCTACTGTTCTTAATATTGGTCAAACAGGAGATTTTTCTTTTAATGTTACTGCTGACGGTGCAACACCCTCGGGAACTGTTGCTGATATTGATTATACTGTTACCGCCGGAGTTGCAGGTCAATACTCTGCAAACGAAACAAAAGAAATAATTATCGGTTTTGTACCTGAATATTGTGAAGCCGGCTCAAATGATGATACTGATGAGTTTATTGAAAGAGTACAGTTTGTTGATATAGATAATACAACCACTATTGGAGGTGGTTATAATGATTATACCCATATTTCTACTGATGTAGAAACCGAAGGTTCTTATCCGATAACAATAACTAACGGGGATCATTATTCAAGTGACCAAATGGGATGTTGGGTAGATTGGAACTACGACGGCGATTTTGAAGATGCAGATGAAAGTTTTACTATTGCATACAGCAGCTCAATAGGAACAGGTACTGTTACAGTTCCTGCTGATGCAAGAATTGGCTCTACAACTATGCGTTTAAGAGTTATGTACACAGGAACATTATCTCCTTGCGGAAATGCAAGCTACGGCGAAGTAGAAGATTATACTTTGAATGTTTTGCCAAACGGTGTTTATGGTGGTACGGCAAATGCAAATCCTACTGTAATTTGCGTTTCGGGAACAACTACTTTAACTCTTTCCGGATGGGTTGGAGACGATATGCAATGGCAAAGCTCTCCGGACGGAAGCACTTGGTCTGATATTAGTGGTGCTGTTTCTACTCCATATACAACTGCAATCTTTACTTCAGATACATATTTCAGAGCAGAAGTAACTATGGCCGGATATGACCCCGCTTATTCTAATACTGCTTTAGTTTATGTTAATGATGCTCCTGTTGCAGGAACAGCTGCTGTTGATGTAAATGAAATTTGCGAAGGAGAAACCGTTATCTTATCTCTTACAGGACAATCCGGCGACATTCAATGGCAAGAATCACCTAACGGTTCATCATGGTCAAGTATCAGTGGTGCAACAACAACTCCATACACAACAAGTGCATTAAATGCTGACACTTATTTCAGAGCTGAAGTTTCTAATCCGGGTTGCGACCCTGCATATTCTAATGATGAATTAGTAACCGTTAACGAAGCTCCTGAAGGCGGGACTGCATCTGCTGACGAAACAGCTGTTTGCACAGGCTCATCTGCTACAATTACACTAACAGGACACTCAGGAAATATACAGTGGCAAGATTCATCTGACGGCTCTGTATGGATTGATATTTCAGGTGCAACTTCTGCTGCATATAATACTGATAACTTAACAGTAACAACATATTTCAGAGCTGTTCTCTCAAATGTTCTTTGTGACGATGCTTACTCTAATTCTGTTGAAATCACAGTTGTTGAGAACCCTGTTGCAGGATATTCATTTACTGCAAACAATCAAGAGTTAACTTTTGCTAATGAATCAACAAATGCAACGAGTTATTCATGGAATTTTGGAGACGGTAACAGTTCAACAGATGTAAACCCTGTTCATACTTATACCTCATCAGATACCTATACAGTAACTTTAACCGCAATAAACGGAGTATGTGCGGATGATGTACACAGTAAAGATATTGCTGTTACATTTGTTGGTATTGAAGGATTAGAATCAGGCATTATGAATATTTACCCGAATCCGACAAACGGAATCTTTAATATTGAATCTTTTGGTTTCGATGAGTATAAATTAGAGGTTTGTGATGTTAACGGAAATGTTATAATCAACAGAGATATTCACGAGGATAGTTATCAAATTGATATGAGTAAATATCCTAAAGGAATCTATTTTATTACTGTTATATTAGAAAATGAAACTAAAACAGGAAAGTTAATATTAAAATAA
- a CDS encoding PorT family protein, whose product MKRLLILSIAVLLAFSVNAQRYGARLGGNFAGIMTTVETEGTKIAPGMQIGILTELGTKMFALRVEANFAQKGFNIKLEEDAAGVITESKSKVNFEYIEIPVLAKVKFFGPLYAYAGPYFGIAFKGNVKSEYTVDGVKQDLGEFEDVNLYEENSIYKKTDFGVAMGLGAQFGLGPIHAFAEGRATLGLSNLYDTESDAWKALVEAEEYKNDDHLKNMVFTVAVGILLGK is encoded by the coding sequence ATGAAAAGATTATTGATTTTATCAATTGCTGTTCTTTTGGCTTTTTCTGTAAATGCACAAAGATACGGTGCCAGATTGGGCGGGAATTTTGCGGGAATAATGACTACTGTTGAAACTGAAGGCACAAAAATTGCTCCCGGAATGCAAATAGGAATTTTAACAGAACTTGGAACCAAGATGTTTGCTTTAAGAGTAGAGGCTAATTTTGCTCAAAAAGGCTTTAATATTAAGCTTGAAGAAGATGCTGCCGGTGTTATTACAGAATCAAAATCTAAAGTTAATTTTGAATATATTGAAATACCCGTTTTGGCTAAAGTTAAGTTTTTCGGTCCTCTATATGCTTATGCAGGACCTTATTTTGGTATTGCTTTTAAAGGAAATGTTAAATCAGAATATACAGTTGACGGGGTAAAACAAGATCTTGGAGAATTTGAAGATGTTAATTTATATGAAGAAAATTCAATTTATAAAAAGACTGATTTTGGTGTTGCAATGGGACTCGGTGCTCAATTCGGATTAGGACCGATTCATGCTTTTGCTGAAGGAAGAGCAACATTAGGTTTGAGTAACTTATATGATACAGAATCAGACGCTTGGAAAGCTTTGGTTGAAGCAGAAGAATATAAAAATGATGACCATTTAAAAAACATGGTGTTTACAGTTGCTGTAGGTATTCTGTTGGGTAAATAA
- a CDS encoding PorT family protein, with the protein MKNLILILFTLCINLNTYSQTSFGIKAGLNLSKAKYSDDADEQLIKPYRKLKPGFIAGFVLNKQLNEVLSVQAEVLYSQKGLKFEQKSYNKTTNSMNYIELPISGHYNLTRRKITALNTYIGAYVAYWINGKSKKDDFTTGEYTVTKVDFNNTDYEYNRTDAGIFAGIVYKVRRTSYFIRYTHSMTGSSQINADALTNRVISFGINIFFID; encoded by the coding sequence ATGAAGAATTTAATACTGATTTTATTTACGCTTTGTATTAACTTAAATACCTATTCACAAACATCATTCGGAATAAAAGCCGGATTAAACTTGTCTAAAGCAAAATATTCAGATGATGCTGATGAACAATTGATAAAACCATACAGGAAATTGAAACCGGGTTTTATAGCCGGATTTGTTCTTAATAAGCAATTAAATGAAGTTCTTTCAGTGCAAGCTGAAGTTTTATATTCTCAAAAAGGCTTAAAATTTGAACAAAAATCGTATAACAAGACCACCAATTCTATGAACTATATTGAGTTGCCCATTTCGGGACACTATAATTTAACCCGAAGAAAAATAACAGCTCTTAATACATATATCGGAGCATACGTAGCTTATTGGATTAACGGAAAATCAAAAAAAGATGATTTTACTACAGGTGAATATACTGTTACAAAAGTTGATTTTAATAATACTGATTATGAATACAACAGAACAGATGCCGGAATTTTTGCCGGAATAGTTTATAAAGTAAGAAGAACATCTTATTTTATCAGATACACACACAGCATGACCGGTAGTTCTCAAATAAACGCTGATGCACTAACAAATCGGGTTATTTCTTTCGGAATTAATATCTTTTTTATCGATTAG